Proteins encoded together in one Aurantiacibacter aquimixticola window:
- the gorA gene encoding glutathione-disulfide reductase codes for MADQYDYDLFTIGAGSGGVRASRVAAAHGAKVAIAEEHRVGGTCVIRGCVPKKMLVYGAHFAEDLEDCQKFGWSIEGKSFDWKKLRDNVFDDVSRIEDAYTDTLENHDVEIFKQTAKLTGPHEITLEDGTKLTAKYILIATGARPRMPECQGAEHAISSNEAFHLDDVPKKIVIAGGGYIANEFAGIFNEFGSRVTIVNRGDTLLRQYDEAVRDRLLQISITKGIEFKFNTIFEYIKPCDDGGYFVKMSDCDEVKVDVVMFAVGRIPNTGGLGLEDIGVELGEKGEVVVDRFSKTNLDHIYAVGDVTDRVQLTPVAIREGQAFADSVFGPNDPVAVDHSCIPSAVFSHPPIAAVGMTEGEAKNSLGSVKVYQSDFRAMKNVVAGRNERSLFKMICEGDNERIVGIHMISPEAPEMMQAAAIAVKAGLTKADFDATTAIHPTMAEELVLMR; via the coding sequence ATGGCCGACCAGTACGATTACGACCTCTTCACCATCGGCGCAGGCAGCGGCGGCGTGCGGGCGAGCCGCGTGGCAGCGGCGCATGGCGCGAAGGTCGCCATTGCCGAGGAGCATCGGGTCGGCGGCACCTGCGTGATCCGTGGTTGCGTGCCCAAAAAGATGCTCGTCTATGGCGCGCACTTCGCGGAGGATCTGGAGGATTGCCAGAAATTCGGCTGGTCGATCGAAGGGAAAAGCTTCGACTGGAAGAAGCTGCGTGACAATGTGTTCGACGATGTCTCGCGCATCGAGGACGCTTATACAGACACGCTGGAAAACCACGATGTGGAGATCTTTAAGCAGACCGCCAAGCTGACCGGGCCGCATGAAATAACGCTTGAGGACGGCACGAAGCTCACCGCGAAATATATCCTCATCGCCACGGGCGCACGGCCGCGGATGCCCGAATGCCAGGGCGCCGAGCACGCGATCTCGTCCAACGAGGCCTTTCATCTGGACGATGTGCCGAAGAAGATCGTGATCGCCGGCGGCGGTTATATCGCCAATGAATTCGCCGGCATTTTCAACGAATTCGGCAGCCGCGTGACCATCGTCAATCGCGGCGACACGCTGCTGCGGCAATATGATGAGGCGGTGCGCGACCGGCTGCTGCAGATCTCGATCACCAAAGGGATCGAGTTCAAATTCAACACGATCTTCGAGTATATCAAGCCGTGCGACGATGGCGGCTATTTCGTGAAGATGTCCGATTGCGATGAGGTGAAAGTCGACGTCGTGATGTTCGCAGTCGGCCGCATTCCGAACACCGGAGGGCTTGGCCTGGAGGATATCGGCGTCGAATTGGGCGAAAAGGGCGAAGTGGTCGTGGACCGCTTCAGCAAGACCAATCTCGACCACATCTATGCCGTGGGCGACGTGACGGATCGCGTTCAGCTAACGCCTGTCGCGATCCGCGAAGGGCAGGCCTTTGCCGACAGCGTCTTCGGCCCGAACGATCCCGTCGCGGTCGATCATTCCTGCATCCCAAGCGCCGTCTTCAGTCACCCGCCCATCGCCGCGGTCGGCATGACGGAAGGCGAAGCGAAGAATTCCCTGGGCAGCGTGAAGGTTTACCAATCGGATTTCCGCGCGATGAAGAATGTCGTTGCAGGCCGGAACGAACGCAGCCTGTTCAAGATGATCTGCGAAGGCGACAATGAGCGGATCGTGGGCATTCATATGATATCGCCGGAAGCGCCCGAAATGATGCAGGCGGCTGCCATCGCGGTGAAGGCCGGGCTGACGAAGGCCGATTTCGATGCGACCACGGCGATCCACCCGACAATGGCGGAAGAACTCGTGCTGATGCGATGA
- a CDS encoding DEAD/DEAH box helicase, which produces MTIQFKDLGLSQPVMQALDMQGYKEPTPIQAQAIPPVLEGRDLLGIAQTGTGKTAAFMLPSIDNLRKADNQIPFKSCRMLVLAPTRELAGQIAQSAKDYGALAGMKVHSIVGGTSVNKDRNKLHRGCDILVATPGRLLDLIDQKAFNLSGVEVLVLDEADQMLDLGFIHALRRISQLVPQDRQTLFFSATMPGQIKELVGKYCNNPVTVSVTPAATTAERIDQYLFMVQQDEKQTLLEMILLEKHPTPGDFERVLIFTRTKHGADRVVKKLSQRGIPANAIHGNKSQPQRVRALDEFKRAKTPILVATDVAARGIDIPGVSHVINYELPNVPEQYVHRIGRTARAGADGVAIAFCAEDERQYLKDINKQTDASFERLPLPDNFRAVVEGVGPTKPAPKQQRQRVKPKPRGDAPGKPKHSARKGKPNRPQGQGGQSNRRRRGGGGGGRGPAQSRG; this is translated from the coding sequence ATGACTATCCAATTCAAGGACCTCGGTCTTTCGCAGCCTGTGATGCAGGCGCTCGACATGCAGGGCTATAAAGAGCCGACGCCGATCCAGGCGCAGGCCATTCCGCCCGTGCTCGAAGGGCGCGACCTGCTCGGCATTGCCCAGACAGGCACCGGCAAGACGGCTGCCTTCATGCTGCCCAGCATCGACAATCTGCGCAAGGCCGACAACCAGATCCCATTCAAATCCTGCCGCATGCTGGTGCTTGCACCGACGCGCGAGCTGGCTGGGCAGATCGCCCAGTCGGCCAAGGATTATGGCGCGCTGGCAGGCATGAAGGTCCACTCCATCGTCGGCGGCACCAGCGTCAACAAGGATCGCAACAAGCTGCATCGCGGTTGCGACATCCTTGTTGCCACCCCTGGCCGTCTGCTGGACCTGATTGATCAGAAGGCGTTCAACCTTTCCGGCGTAGAAGTGCTGGTGCTGGACGAGGCGGACCAGATGCTGGACCTCGGCTTCATCCACGCACTGCGCCGCATCAGTCAGCTTGTCCCGCAGGACCGTCAGACGCTGTTCTTCAGCGCGACAATGCCGGGGCAGATCAAGGAACTGGTGGGCAAGTATTGCAACAATCCGGTCACCGTCAGCGTCACCCCCGCCGCCACCACGGCGGAGCGGATCGACCAGTATCTCTTCATGGTGCAGCAGGACGAGAAGCAGACGCTGCTCGAGATGATCCTGCTTGAAAAGCACCCGACGCCGGGCGATTTCGAGCGTGTGCTGATCTTCACCCGCACCAAGCATGGCGCGGATCGCGTGGTGAAGAAGCTGAGCCAGCGCGGGATTCCCGCCAACGCCATCCACGGCAATAAGAGCCAGCCCCAGCGTGTGCGGGCGCTGGACGAGTTCAAGCGGGCGAAGACGCCGATCCTGGTCGCGACCGACGTCGCGGCACGCGGGATCGACATCCCGGGCGTGTCACACGTCATCAATTACGAGCTGCCCAATGTGCCGGAGCAATATGTCCACCGCATCGGCCGCACGGCGCGCGCAGGGGCGGATGGCGTTGCCATCGCCTTTTGTGCGGAGGATGAGCGGCAGTATCTGAAGGACATCAACAAGCAGACCGATGCGAGTTTCGAGCGGCTGCCGCTGCCCGACAACTTCCGCGCCGTGGTCGAAGGTGTCGGACCAACCAAGCCCGCGCCCAAGCAACAGCGTCAGCGGGTGAAGCCCAAGCCGCGCGGAGATGCTCCGGGCAAGCCGAAGCATTCGGCGCGCAAGGGCAAGCCTAACCGCCCGCAGGGGCAGGGCGGCCAGTCGAACCGACGCCGGCGCGGTGGCGGTGGCGGCGGGCGTGGCCCGGCGCAATCGCGCGGCTGA
- the pgi gene encoding glucose-6-phosphate isomerase: MTLTRDEAWKKLALHPDPTLEELFAEDGDRVDKLSVRWQPGEVAAGILFDWSKTHLTDDLLGDFEALAEASDFAAMRDRMFAGEVVNPTEGRAAEHSALRGVGQDASVEEADALRERMKLLVEAMHEGAFGEVKHLIHVGIGGSALGPALAVDALARDGREVDVHVVSNVDGVALEEAFSKCDPATTFVAVASKTFTTIETMTNAQSALKWLADSGVSDPTGRVVALTAAPEKAVEWGVDETRILPFAESVGGRYSMWSSIGFPIAAAVGWSDFQAMLDGAAAMDRHFRDTDGRGNLPLRAAFADMFYLRIKGAQTRAVFAYDERLRLLPDYLQQLEMESNGKSVTVDGNPAGPTAPITWGGVGTDAQHAVFQLLHQGTHLVPVDFIASVEPGDMLDAAHHHILLMNCFAQGAALMAGKESDDPHRNYPGNRPSATILCDDLDAFTFGALVAFHEHRTFASAVLLDINPFDQFGVELGKEIAKKIEKGGERFDASTEALLKAAGVG, encoded by the coding sequence GTGACACTCACCCGCGACGAAGCCTGGAAGAAGCTTGCCCTCCATCCCGATCCGACACTGGAGGAGCTTTTTGCCGAAGATGGCGACCGGGTGGACAAGCTCTCAGTGCGCTGGCAGCCGGGCGAGGTCGCGGCGGGCATTCTCTTCGACTGGTCGAAAACGCATCTGACCGACGACCTGCTCGGCGATTTCGAGGCGCTGGCCGAGGCGTCCGATTTTGCCGCCATGCGGGACAGAATGTTTGCGGGCGAAGTCGTCAATCCGACGGAGGGCCGCGCGGCGGAGCATTCCGCCCTGCGCGGTGTGGGACAGGATGCCAGTGTCGAGGAGGCCGATGCCCTGCGCGAGCGGATGAAGCTGCTTGTCGAAGCCATGCACGAAGGCGCGTTCGGAGAGGTGAAGCACCTCATCCATGTCGGTATTGGCGGCAGTGCGCTCGGCCCGGCGCTGGCAGTCGATGCGCTGGCGCGGGACGGCAGGGAAGTGGACGTGCACGTCGTCTCGAATGTGGATGGCGTCGCGCTGGAAGAGGCTTTCTCCAAATGCGATCCGGCCACGACCTTCGTCGCCGTCGCGTCCAAGACCTTTACCACTATCGAGACGATGACCAACGCGCAGTCCGCGCTCAAATGGCTGGCGGATAGCGGCGTTTCGGACCCCACCGGCCGTGTCGTTGCGCTCACCGCCGCGCCGGAAAAGGCCGTCGAGTGGGGCGTGGATGAAACGCGCATCCTGCCTTTCGCGGAGAGCGTCGGCGGGCGTTATTCCATGTGGTCTAGCATCGGCTTTCCCATCGCGGCAGCGGTGGGCTGGAGCGATTTTCAGGCCATGCTGGACGGCGCAGCGGCGATGGACCGGCATTTCCGCGACACGGACGGCCGCGGCAACCTGCCGCTACGCGCGGCGTTCGCGGATATGTTTTACCTGCGCATAAAAGGCGCGCAGACCCGCGCCGTCTTCGCTTATGACGAGCGATTGCGCCTGCTGCCCGATTACCTCCAGCAGCTTGAGATGGAATCGAACGGGAAGAGCGTGACGGTGGATGGCAATCCCGCCGGCCCTACTGCGCCGATCACCTGGGGCGGCGTGGGCACGGACGCGCAGCATGCGGTGTTCCAGCTGCTTCATCAGGGCACGCATCTGGTGCCGGTGGATTTCATTGCCAGCGTAGAGCCGGGTGACATGCTCGATGCCGCGCATCACCACATCCTGCTGATGAACTGCTTCGCGCAAGGCGCGGCTTTGATGGCGGGCAAGGAAAGCGACGACCCGCACCGCAACTATCCCGGCAATCGTCCCTCGGCGACGATCCTGTGCGACGATCTCGATGCCTTCACCTTCGGCGCGCTGGTGGCATTCCACGAACATCGGACCTTCGCCAGCGCCGTGCTGCTGGACATCAACCCCTTCGACCAGTTCGGCGTCGAGCTGGGCAAGGAAATCGCGAAGAAAATCGAGAAGGGCGGCGAACGCTTCGATGCTAGCACCGAGGCGCTGCTGAAGGCAGCGGGGGTGGGCTGA
- the lepB gene encoding signal peptidase I, protein MTDANIREIEEPTGTKGEKPAKEEDWKSFGWFLVKLVIVVLVFRTFFFTSFNIPSESMLPRLLVGDYLQAQKWSYGYSRFSLPFDLDVGDGRIFASQPDRGDIVIFKHPVDEADYIKRVIGLPGDTVQMASGVLLLNGVPVGTERIEDLVLPVESPMVCRAGGEFVPANGGDAATCIYPQFRETLPGGVSYNILDLGTFPQDDTAPITVPEGMLFLMGDNRDNSLDSRFPAEPGRGIGLVPEANLVAEASFMYWSTDGTSEWVKPWTWFTAARWSRMFRGI, encoded by the coding sequence ATGACAGACGCGAACATCCGAGAGATCGAGGAGCCTACGGGCACCAAGGGCGAGAAGCCGGCGAAGGAGGAAGACTGGAAGAGCTTCGGCTGGTTCCTCGTCAAGCTGGTGATCGTGGTGCTGGTCTTCCGCACCTTCTTCTTCACCAGTTTCAACATCCCCAGCGAAAGCATGCTGCCCCGGCTGCTGGTCGGCGACTATCTGCAGGCGCAGAAATGGTCCTACGGCTATTCGCGCTTCTCCCTGCCCTTCGATCTGGACGTTGGCGATGGACGGATCTTCGCCAGCCAGCCTGATCGCGGCGATATCGTGATCTTCAAGCACCCGGTGGACGAGGCGGACTATATCAAGCGCGTGATCGGCCTGCCGGGGGATACCGTGCAGATGGCCAGCGGCGTGCTCCTGCTGAACGGAGTGCCGGTCGGCACGGAGCGGATCGAGGATCTCGTCCTGCCGGTGGAATCGCCGATGGTCTGCCGCGCGGGTGGCGAGTTCGTTCCTGCGAATGGCGGCGATGCAGCGACCTGCATCTATCCGCAATTCCGCGAAACGCTGCCGGGCGGCGTCAGCTACAACATCCTCGATCTCGGCACCTTCCCGCAGGACGACACCGCGCCCATCACCGTGCCCGAGGGCATGCTGTTCCTGATGGGCGACAATCGCGACAACTCGCTCGACAGCCGCTTTCCCGCGGAACCCGGACGGGGCATCGGACTGGTGCCGGAAGCCAACCTCGTGGCCGAGGCGAGCTTCATGTACTGGTCCACCGATGGCACGTCGGAATGGGTCAAGCCGTGGACCTGGTTCACCGCCGCGCGCTGGAGCAGGATGTTCCGCGGCATATGA
- the rnc gene encoding ribonuclease III — protein sequence MSELSAETREWLEENGFTVRRADLWKEALTHGSTGDKRDYQRLEFLGDRVLGLTIAHWLYADGRDAEGRMAQRLNALVSKGACAARARELDVSDHVRMGKQAREDGAHDSENVLGDIMESLLGANFLEAGFDATRDLIRILWRDAVHGAVGQNKHPKSALQEWAAGNQRRPPEYEVVDTLGPDHARRFTVRVSVHKVGEVEATASGKQEAETEAAKLFMEKFG from the coding sequence ATGAGCGAGCTTTCCGCCGAAACGCGCGAGTGGCTGGAAGAGAACGGCTTCACCGTGCGCCGGGCCGACCTCTGGAAGGAAGCGCTGACCCACGGCAGCACCGGTGACAAGCGCGATTACCAGCGGCTCGAATTCCTGGGCGATCGCGTGCTCGGCCTCACCATCGCGCACTGGCTCTACGCCGATGGACGCGATGCCGAAGGGCGCATGGCGCAGCGGCTGAACGCTCTCGTTTCTAAAGGTGCCTGCGCCGCCCGGGCGCGGGAACTGGACGTGTCGGATCATGTGCGCATGGGAAAGCAGGCACGTGAGGACGGCGCGCATGACAGCGAGAATGTGCTCGGCGACATCATGGAATCGCTGCTTGGCGCGAATTTCCTCGAAGCCGGGTTCGACGCGACGCGCGATCTAATCCGCATCCTCTGGCGCGACGCCGTCCACGGTGCGGTAGGGCAGAACAAGCATCCCAAGAGCGCGCTGCAGGAATGGGCAGCTGGCAATCAGCGACGCCCGCCCGAATACGAAGTGGTCGATACGCTTGGGCCGGACCACGCGCGCCGCTTCACCGTGCGCGTAAGCGTCCACAAGGTCGGCGAGGTGGAGGCAACTGCAAGCGGCAAGCAGGAAGCCGAAACCGAAGCGGCGAAGCTCTTCATGGAGAAATTCGGATGA
- the era gene encoding GTPase Era translates to MSEKQSRCGLVAVIGAPNAGKSTLVNQLVGQKVAITSPKAQTTRARLLGIALHGDTQILLVDTPGIFEPKRRLDRAMVSAAWEGTTAADALVLLVDPVKQRRHELMPLLDALKDRPERKILVLNKVDVSPKEPLLALAQELGEAVEFSEVFFVSALTGDGVPELKDRLAELMPEGPWHYPEDQVSDASERLLAAEVTREQLYRQLHEELPYDAAVRHESYEQRPDGSVEIRQQIVIARSSQKPIVLGKGGRRIREIGEEARKELSEILGQKVHLFLHVKVDERWAENREVYEEMGLDWVN, encoded by the coding sequence ATGAGCGAGAAGCAAAGCAGATGCGGCCTCGTCGCCGTGATCGGCGCGCCCAATGCCGGCAAGTCCACGCTGGTGAACCAGCTTGTCGGCCAGAAGGTCGCGATTACCTCGCCAAAGGCGCAGACAACCCGCGCGCGGCTCCTTGGCATAGCGTTGCATGGCGACACCCAGATCCTGCTCGTTGACACGCCCGGCATTTTCGAGCCGAAGCGTCGCCTCGACAGGGCGATGGTGAGCGCCGCCTGGGAAGGAACGACAGCGGCCGATGCGCTGGTCCTGCTCGTCGATCCGGTAAAGCAACGCAGGCATGAACTGATGCCGCTGCTCGACGCGCTGAAAGACCGGCCCGAGCGCAAGATCCTCGTTCTCAACAAGGTCGATGTCAGTCCGAAGGAGCCGCTGCTCGCACTGGCGCAGGAGCTTGGCGAGGCGGTCGAATTTTCAGAGGTGTTCTTCGTGTCCGCGCTGACCGGCGACGGCGTGCCCGAACTGAAGGATCGGCTGGCCGAACTCATGCCAGAGGGGCCGTGGCACTATCCCGAGGACCAGGTATCGGACGCCAGCGAGCGCCTTCTCGCCGCCGAAGTGACGCGCGAACAGCTATATCGCCAGCTGCACGAGGAACTGCCGTATGACGCTGCCGTGCGTCACGAAAGCTATGAACAGCGGCCCGACGGCAGCGTCGAAATCCGACAGCAGATCGTGATCGCCCGAAGCAGCCAGAAGCCGATCGTGCTCGGTAAAGGCGGGCGACGCATCAGGGAGATCGGCGAGGAAGCGCGCAAGGAACTTTCCGAAATCCTCGGCCAGAAAGTGCACCTGTTCCTGCACGTGAAGGTCGATGAACGCTGGGCCGAAAATCGCGAGGTGTATGAGGAGATGGGGCTCGACTGGGTGAATTGA
- the topA gene encoding type I DNA topoisomerase, translating to MQLVIVESPAKAKTIEKYLGKDFKVLASYGHVRDLPPKDGSVRPDEGFAMDWEVYSDKRNREQVKAIADAAKKSDRLILATDPDREGEAISWHVLELLKKKKALPGDVERVTFNAITKQAVTDAMKAPRELDQDLIDAYLGRRALDYLFGFTLSPVLWRKLPGAKSAGRVQSVALRLICEREHEIEVFVPQEYWSVTAKMEHDGTGFDARLARFDGKKLERLSIGDKGMADAAKKAVEDGRFTVEEVETKPLKRSPAPPFTTSTLQQEAARKLGFSASHTMRCAQKLYEAGAITYMRTDGVQMDMSAIMAARDAIADRFSEDYRPEKPRFYKTKAKNTQEAHEAIRPTDFRKDRAGSGDEAKLYDLIFKRAMASQMATAQLERTTVNMRDPTGQHELRATGQVVKFPGFLAVYSESFDEKSEDDDDNLLPVMRKGDAPAKKDVEAIQHFTQPPPRFSEASLVKRLEELGIGRPSTYASTIQTLRDRDYVRMEKNRFFAEDSGRLLTAFLERFFPRYVAYDFTAEMEEELDEVSGGRAEYKALLEAFWRDFKPKSDEVMERQPSEVTEVLDEFLADFLFPERADGHDPRWCPLCAEQDREGGELHLRGGRYGAFIGCVNYPECTFRRKFGQPGDGDGSDDTVMGEDPDTGLPVERKTGRFGPYVQLGEGKEAKRASIPKDIDDFDLEWALKLLGLPRIVGAHPETGKEIEAAIGRYGPYLRHDGKYAKLQSTRDVFDTGMNAAVTLLAEAANRKGGSRGAREPLKVLGKTEAGDDVKLMDGRYGPYVTDGNVNATIPRDKDKDALTLEEALAMIAEKAAKGPAKKKRKAPAKKKPAAKKKAAPRKKAAAKD from the coding sequence CGCAACCGGGAGCAGGTCAAGGCGATCGCCGACGCGGCGAAGAAGTCCGACCGCCTGATCCTCGCCACCGACCCCGACAGGGAAGGGGAGGCGATCAGCTGGCACGTCCTCGAACTGCTCAAGAAGAAAAAGGCGTTGCCCGGCGATGTCGAGCGGGTGACGTTCAATGCCATCACCAAACAGGCCGTGACCGATGCCATGAAGGCCCCGAGAGAGCTCGATCAGGACCTGATCGACGCTTATCTCGGCCGCCGTGCGCTCGATTACCTGTTCGGTTTCACGCTTTCGCCGGTCCTATGGCGCAAGCTGCCGGGGGCCAAATCGGCGGGGCGTGTGCAATCGGTTGCGCTGCGTCTGATCTGCGAACGCGAGCACGAGATCGAGGTTTTCGTGCCACAGGAGTACTGGTCCGTCACCGCGAAGATGGAGCACGATGGCACCGGCTTCGACGCGCGGCTGGCGCGCTTCGACGGGAAGAAGCTGGAGCGGCTCAGCATCGGCGACAAGGGCATGGCCGATGCGGCGAAGAAGGCGGTCGAGGACGGCCGCTTTACCGTCGAGGAGGTGGAAACCAAGCCGCTGAAGCGCAGTCCGGCGCCGCCTTTCACCACCTCAACGCTGCAACAGGAGGCCGCACGCAAGCTCGGCTTTTCCGCCAGCCACACGATGCGGTGCGCGCAAAAGCTCTACGAAGCGGGCGCCATCACCTACATGCGGACGGACGGTGTGCAGATGGACATGTCCGCCATCATGGCCGCGCGCGATGCCATCGCAGATCGTTTCAGCGAGGATTATCGCCCCGAAAAGCCGCGCTTTTACAAGACCAAGGCGAAAAACACACAGGAAGCGCATGAGGCCATCCGACCGACCGATTTCCGGAAGGATCGCGCCGGGTCCGGCGATGAGGCGAAACTCTACGATCTGATCTTCAAGCGCGCGATGGCGAGCCAGATGGCGACCGCGCAGCTGGAACGCACGACCGTCAACATGCGCGATCCGACCGGCCAGCACGAACTGCGCGCCACCGGACAGGTCGTGAAGTTTCCTGGCTTCCTCGCCGTCTATTCCGAAAGTTTCGACGAGAAGTCGGAAGATGACGACGACAACCTGCTGCCGGTGATGCGGAAAGGCGATGCGCCGGCAAAGAAGGATGTGGAGGCAATCCAGCATTTCACCCAGCCGCCACCGCGCTTCTCCGAAGCGAGCCTGGTGAAGCGGCTGGAGGAACTCGGCATCGGGCGACCTTCTACCTACGCCTCGACCATCCAGACGCTGCGCGATCGCGACTATGTTCGGATGGAAAAAAACCGCTTCTTCGCAGAGGATTCCGGACGGCTCCTGACGGCATTTCTCGAACGCTTTTTTCCCCGCTACGTCGCCTACGATTTCACCGCCGAGATGGAAGAGGAGCTGGACGAGGTTTCCGGCGGGCGGGCCGAGTACAAAGCGCTGCTCGAGGCGTTCTGGCGCGACTTCAAGCCGAAGAGCGACGAGGTCATGGAGCGCCAGCCTTCGGAAGTGACCGAAGTGCTCGACGAATTTCTCGCCGATTTCCTCTTTCCCGAACGCGCCGACGGCCACGATCCGCGCTGGTGCCCCCTCTGCGCGGAGCAGGATCGAGAAGGTGGTGAGCTCCACCTGCGCGGCGGACGCTACGGTGCTTTTATCGGTTGCGTAAATTATCCGGAGTGCACTTTTCGCCGCAAGTTCGGCCAGCCAGGCGATGGCGACGGGTCGGACGATACGGTGATGGGCGAAGATCCCGACACCGGTCTTCCCGTGGAACGCAAGACCGGTCGGTTCGGCCCCTATGTTCAGCTGGGCGAGGGAAAGGAAGCCAAGCGCGCCAGCATCCCCAAAGACATCGACGATTTCGATCTCGAATGGGCGCTGAAATTGCTCGGGCTTCCGCGCATCGTCGGCGCGCATCCCGAAACGGGCAAGGAGATCGAGGCAGCCATCGGGCGCTACGGCCCTTACTTACGTCACGACGGTAAATACGCGAAGCTGCAGAGCACGCGCGATGTCTTCGATACCGGCATGAACGCGGCGGTCACGCTGCTGGCGGAGGCCGCCAATCGCAAGGGCGGCAGCCGCGGCGCTCGCGAACCGCTGAAAGTGCTCGGCAAGACCGAGGCAGGCGACGACGTGAAGCTGATGGACGGGCGCTATGGCCCATACGTGACGGATGGCAACGTCAATGCTACCATTCCGCGCGATAAGGACAAGGACGCGCTGACGCTGGAAGAGGCGCTGGCCATGATCGCGGAGAAAGCGGCGAAGGGCCCGGCGAAGAAGAAGCGCAAGGCGCCTGCGAAGAAGAAGCCAGCTGCGAAGAAGAAGGCGGCGCCCAGGAAGAAAGCCGCGGCGAAGGATTAG